A region of the Massilia sp. erpn genome:
GGCGCTCTTCGATGCGCGCCAGCAGCATCTCGTCGAGCATGGCGCGGGCGCTGGGCAGATCGGGCAGCATATAGTACAGGCGGCGTCGCATGATGGTGTCTCCCGAGGGTGGTTTTTCTCGTTATAGCAAAAATGCTACGCAAAGCAATGTACTTTTGCTATTTTTCGGGCGGCATCCGCCTTGCGCTTTTCATACAAGTTGTTGAAAATTAAGAGTTTTTCGACGGAAAAATCGGCCGCCGCCGTGCTACGTTCCGGGCATTTCCGGTACAATGCCGCCAATGAACTCCCCCGCCAATCTTTTTGCGACCGTCCCCAAGCGGTCTGCGCGCGCTGCTGTTGCGCCTTTTCTTCCCATGTCCCGCGCCGAAATGGACGCCCTGGGCTGGGACGAGTGCGACGTCATCCTGATCACGGGCGACGCCTATATCGACCACCCGAGTTTCGGCATGGCCCTGGTCGGCCGCCTGCTGGAAGCGCAAGGCTTCCGCGTCGGCATCATCAGCCAGCCGGACTGGCATTCGGCCGAGGCCTTCCGCGCGCTGGGCAAGCCGCGCCTGTATTTCGGCGTCACCGCCGGCAATATGGATTCCATGGTCAACCGCTACACGGCCGACCGCAAGATCCGCTCCGACGACGCCTATACCGCCAACGCCGAGCCGAACAAGCGGCCCGACCGCGCCGTCACCGTGTACGCCCAGCGCGCGCGCGAAGCCTATGCCGATGTGCCGGTCATCATCGGCAGCATCGAAGCCTCGCTGCGCCGCATCGCCCACTATGATTACTGGTCGGACAAGGTGCGCCGTTCGGTGCTGCCCGATTCCAAGGCCGACCTGCTGATCTTCGGCAATGCCGAACGCGCCCTGGTCGACCTGAGCCACCGCCTGGCGGCGGGCGAGGACATCAAGGACATCAAGAACCTGCGCGGCACGGCCTTCATGGTGCCGCAGGGCTGGCTGCCCGGCGCCGACTGGGCCGTGCACAATTCCACCCGCGTCGATGTGCCGGGCAAGGTCGACGTGCATCCGAATCCCTACGCCATGGCGCAGGAAGACAAGCAGGCCTGCGCCACCGACAACGCCGCGGCCGCGCCGGAAGTGGTCAAACCCATCGTCATCATGACGCGCGAAGAGCGCCTGGCGCTGGCGAAAGAACAGCACCACAAGACCGTGGTGCGCCTGCCGTCCTACGAGACGGTGAAGGACGATCCGGTGATGTACGCCCACACTTCGCGCGTCTTCCACCTGGAATCGAATCCCGGCAATGCGCGCGCCCTGGTGCAGGGCCATGGCGAGCGCGATGTGTGGATCAATCCGCCGCCGCTGCCGCTGCAGATGGACGAGATGGATGGCGTCTACGATATGAACTACGCGCGCGCCCCGCATCCGAGCTATGGCAATGCGCGCATCCCGGCCTGGGAAATGATCCGCTTCTCGATCAATATCATGCGCGGCTGCTTCGGCGGCTGCACCTTCTGCTCGATCACCGAGCACGAAGGACGCATCATCCAGAGCCGCTCCGAGCCCTCCATCCTGCGCGAGATCGAGCATGTGCGCGACAAGACCAAGGGCTTCACCGGCACCATTTCCGACCTGGGCGGGCCGACCGCGAATATGTACCGCCTGGCCTGCAAGGACAAGAAGATCGAGGAAACCTGCCGCCGCCTGTCCTGCGTCTATCCTTCCATCTGCGTCAACCTGGGCACCGACCACAGCAAGCTGATCTCGCTCTACCGCAAGGCGCGCGCGATCCCCGGCGTGAAGAAGATCCTGATCGGCTCCGGCCTGCGCTACGACCTCGCGGTACGTTCGCCCGAGTACGTGAAAGAGCTGGTGACCCACCACGTCGGCGGCCTCTTGAAGATCGCGCCCGAGCATACCGAGCCGAATGTGCTGAACAAGATGATGAAGCCCGGCATCGGCGCTTACGACGAGTTCAAGGCCATGTTCGAGAA
Encoded here:
- a CDS encoding YgiQ family radical SAM protein: MSRAEMDALGWDECDVILITGDAYIDHPSFGMALVGRLLEAQGFRVGIISQPDWHSAEAFRALGKPRLYFGVTAGNMDSMVNRYTADRKIRSDDAYTANAEPNKRPDRAVTVYAQRAREAYADVPVIIGSIEASLRRIAHYDYWSDKVRRSVLPDSKADLLIFGNAERALVDLSHRLAAGEDIKDIKNLRGTAFMVPQGWLPGADWAVHNSTRVDVPGKVDVHPNPYAMAQEDKQACATDNAAAAPEVVKPIVIMTREERLALAKEQHHKTVVRLPSYETVKDDPVMYAHTSRVFHLESNPGNARALVQGHGERDVWINPPPLPLQMDEMDGVYDMNYARAPHPSYGNARIPAWEMIRFSINIMRGCFGGCTFCSITEHEGRIIQSRSEPSILREIEHVRDKTKGFTGTISDLGGPTANMYRLACKDKKIEETCRRLSCVYPSICVNLGTDHSKLISLYRKARAIPGVKKILIGSGLRYDLAVRSPEYVKELVTHHVGGLLKIAPEHTEPNVLNKMMKPGIGAYDEFKAMFEKYSLEAGKKQYLIPYFIAAHPGATDEDMLNLALWLKKNNFRLDQVQAFMPTPMAMATTMYHSRKNPLHKVTADSEVVETARSGKVRKAHKAFLRYYDPENWPILRETLQRMGRADLIGNGERHLIPAWTAGEENLKAAPEGKRAMPTLAPGAKPRSAPGQGPAAAAPRGAGRGPGAASAAAGRGGQRANALTGSLTARATIETKVRASILDTIKVKPKAAPAKAGGGAKPARGGRK